In the genome of Pseudomonas fluorescens, the window CTGACACACGAACCCTGTGGGAGCGAGCTTGCTCGCGATGGCGTCAGATCAAACACCAGCGATGTTGAATGACATTGCGCTTTCGCGAGCAAGCCCGCTCCCACAGGTTTGTGGGTTGTATCCAGTTTTGTGCCCTGTTACATGACAATTTATGTTTGACCATAGGTCGTAGGACAATTTCGTGGTTAACTTCGGCCTCGTCAAAATTCTCCACCACAACGTTCAGAAGGACTCCGTTCATGGCTCAAGTCACTCTTAAAGGCAACCCGGTTCAAGTCAACGGCCAACTGCCACAAGCCGGTTCCAAGGCGCCAGCCTTTTCCCTGGTTGCCGGCAATCTGTCCGACGTCACCCTGAAAGATTTTGCCGGCAAGCGCAAAGTGCTGAACATCTTCCCAAGCGTTGATACCCCGACCTGCGCCACTTCCGTGCGCCAGTTCAACGCCAAGGCCAGCGACGTGGCGAACACCGTTGTTCTGTGCATCTCCGCTGACCTGCCGTTCGCCCAAGCCCGCTTCTGCGGCGCCGAAGGCCTGGAAAACGTACAGAATCTGTCGACCCTGCGCGGTGCCGAGTTCATCCAGAACTACGGCGTTGCCATCGCCGACGGCCCGCTCAAAGGCCTGACCGCCCGTGCCGTCGTGGTTCTGGACGAAAATGACAACGTGCTGCACAGCGAGCTGGTTGGTGAAATCGCTGACGAACCGAACTACGAAGCGGCACTTGCTGTTCTCAAGTAAGTTAGCTCCATTACAATTGTTAACGGCCTGGCTCTGTCCAGGCCGTTTTCATTTGTGCTTCAGTGTCTTACACAAAACTCCTGTTACGTAAGCCAAAGGTAAATTGCCGGTAAAGGCGCTTTGCTTAAAACCCGCCAGTGCTTATCGTTCAGCCTCATGTAAAAAAGCCCACGCGCCCAATGGTTGATCACTCAATGCAATCCTCCGCTTCCCGTAGTCCCCGTCGCTGGCTGTTCGGCCTGCTTGTCCTGTTGGTCATCGCTGGCCTGTGCTGGAAATTCTGGCCCGGCAGCGCTGCACCCAAAGAGGCTGCGGGGCAGAAAGCCGTCGCCGGGCAAACCGGCAGGTCAGGCGGAATGCGACCTGGATTCGGTGGCGCGTCCGGACCGGTACCGGTGCGAGTGGCGCCGGCGGTCAAGGGTGATTTCCCGCTGTATTTCAAGGCGCTGGGCACGGTCACGGCGCTGAACACCATCAATGTCCGCAGCCGCGTCGGCGGTGAGCTGGTCAAGATCTATTTCGAAGAAGGGCAGATGGTCAAGGCCGGCGACCTGCTCGCCGAAATCGACCCGCGCCCTTACCAGAATGCCTTGCTCCAGGCCGAGGGCACCTTGCTGCAGAATCAGGCGCAGCTGAAAAACGCCCAGGTCGACGTCGAGCGCTATCGCGGCCTGTACCGCGAAGACAGTATTGCCAAGCAGACCCTGGACACCGCCGAGGCGCTGGTCGGTCAATTCCAGGGCACGGTCAAGACCAATCAGGCAGCGGTCAACGACGCCAAGCTCAATCTCGAATTCACCCGGATCCGCGCACCGATCACCGGTCGCGTCGGCCTGCGTCAACTGGACGTCGGCAACCTGGTCGCGGCCAACGACACCACCGCATTGGCGATCATCACCCAGACCCAACCGATCAGCGTGGCCTTCACTCTCCCGGAAAACAGCCTCGACACCGTGCTGGCCCGTTATCGCAGCGGCGCTAAACTGCCGGCTGAAGCCTGGGATCGCGGTGATACCAAATTGCAAGCCACTGGCGTGCTGCAGAGCCTGGACAACCAGATCGACATCACCACCGGCACCCTGAAATTCAAGGCCCGTTACGAGAACCGCGATCAGTCGCTGTTCCCCAACCAGTTTGTCAACGTGCGCCTGCTGGCCGACACCCTCAAAGACGTAGTACTGGCGCCTTCCGCCGCGATCCAGTTCGGCACCAACGGCACGTTCGCCTATGCCCTGGACGGTGACAAGAAGGTCAAGATCCGTCAGTTGAAAGTCGGCGCCAGTGACGGCGTGAACACCGTGGTCACCGAAGGCCTGTCCGCGGGCGACCGGGTCGTGTTGGAAGGCACCGACCGCCTGAAGGACGGCAGCGACGTGGAGGTGGTCAACGACAGCCAGGACGTGCCGACCACGCCAACCGAACACCTGCAAGGCGGGTCGGCGGTCAACGCGGCTGAGCCTGCGACCACTGACAAGGCGAAAAAGGGCGGCGCATGAATCTCTCGCGGCTGTTCATCCTTCGCCCGGTAGCCACCACGCTGAGCATGCTGGCCATTATCCTGGCCGGCGTCATCGCCTATCGGCTGCTGCCAGTGTCGGCATTGCCCCAGGTCGATTACCCGACCATTCGCGTCATGACCCTGTACCCCGGCGCCAGCCCGGATGTCATGACCAGTGCGGTGACCGCGCCGCTTGAACGGCAGTTCGGGCAGATGCCCGGCCTGACGCAAATGGCCTCCACCAGTTCCGGCGGGGCGTCGGTGCTGACCCTGCGTTTCAGCCTCGACATCAACATGGACGTGGCCGAGCAACAAGTGCAGGCAGCGATCAACGCCGCGACCAACCTGTTGCCCAAGGACCTGCCGGCACCGCCGGTGTACAACAAGGTCAACCCGGCCGATACGCCGGTGCTGACCCTGGCCATCACCTCCAAGACCATGCTGTTGCCCAAGCTCAACGATCTGGTCGATACCCGCATGGCGCAGAAGATTGCCCAGATCAGCGGCGTCGGCATGGTCAGCATTGCCGGTGGCCAACGCCAGGCTGTGCGCATCAAGGTCAATCCGGAAGCCCTGGCCGCCAATGGCCTGAACCTGTCGGATGTGCGCACCCTGATCGGCGCCTCCAACGTCAACCAGCCCAAGGGCAACTTCGACGGCCCGACCCGGGTCTCGATGCTCGATGCAAACGATCAACTGACCTCACCCAAGGACTACGCCAACCTGATCCTGGCCTACGCCAATGGCGCACCGTTGCGCCTCAAGGACGTGGCGGAAATCGTCGACGGTGCCGAGAACGAGCGGCTCGCTGCGTGGGCCAACGAGAACCAGGCCGTGCTGTTGAACATCCAGCGTCAGCCCGGCGCCAACGTGATCGAGGTGGTGGACCGGATCAAGGCACTGTTGCCGAGCATCACCGACAACCTGCCGGCCGGCCTCGACGTGGTGGTGCTGACCGACCGCACCCAGACCATCCGCGCCTCGGTCAAGGATGTGCAGCACGAATTGCTGATCGCCATCGCCCTGGTGGTCATGGTCACCTTCCTGTTCCTGCGTCGCGCCAGCGCCACGATCATTCCGTCGGTGGCCGTGCCACTGTCGCTGATCGGTACGTTCGGCGTGATGTATCTGGCGGGGTTCTCGGTCAACAACCTGACCCTGATGGCCCTGACCATCGCCACCGGTTTCGTGGTGGACGACGCGATCGTCATGCTGGAGAACATTTCCCGATACATCGAAGAAGGCGACAGCCCTCTGAACGCGGCGCTCAAGGGCGCCAAGCAGATCGGTTTCACCCTGATCTCCCTGACGTTGTCGCTGATCGCCGTGCTGATTCCGCTGCTGTTCATGGCGGACGTGGTCGGGCGGCTATTCCGCGAGTTTGCCATCACGCTCGCGGTGGCGATCCTGATTTCCCTGGTGGTTTCCCTGACCCTGACGCCGATGATGTGCGCGCGGTTGCTCAAGCGTGAACCCAAGGAAGCAGAGCAGGGCCGCTTCTATCGTGCCAGCGGTGCGTTCATCGACTGGATGATCGCCGCCTACGGACGCAAGTTGCAGTGGGTGCTCAAGCACCAGCCGCTGACTTTGATGGTGGCCATTGGCACTTTGGCGCTGACGGTATTCCTCTACATGGTGGTGCCCAAGGGCTTCTTCCCGGTGCAGGACACCGGCGTCATCCAGGGCATATCCGAAGCGCCGCAATCGATTTCCTTCACCGCCATGAGCGAGCGCCAGCAGGAACTGGCCAAGGTCATCCTGGCCGACCCGGCGGTCGAGAGCCTGTCCTCCTACATTGGCGTGGATGGCGACAACTCGACCCTCAACAGCGGTCGGTTGCTGATCAACCTCAAGTCGCACCGCGACCGCGACCTGAGCGCCACGCAAGTGATTGCCCGGCTGCAACCGGAACTGGACAAACTGGTCGGCATCCGCCTGTTCATGCAGCCGGTGCAGGACCTGACCATCGAAGACCGGGTCAGCCGCACGCAGTACCAGTTCAGCATGTCGTCGCCGGACTCTGAGTTGCTGAGCCTGTGGAGCGGGCGTCTGGTCGAGGCCCTGGCCGACCGGCCGGAATTGACCGACGTCGCCAGCGATTTGCAGGACAAGGGCTTGCAGGTCTACCTGGTGATCGACCGCGATGCGGCGTCGCGGGTCGGTGTGTCGGTGTCGAACATCACTGATGCGCTGTACGACGCCTTCGGTCAGCGGCAGATTTCCACGATCTACACCCAGGCCAGTCAGTACCGCGTGGTGCTGCAATCGCAGTCCGGCGAGAAAATCGGCCCGGATGCGTTGAACCAGATTCACGTCAAGACCACCGGTGGCGGTCAGGTGCGTCTGTCCAGCCTGGCGCATATCGAAGAGCGCCAGGCGCAACTGGCGATCACCCACATCGGCCAGTTCCCGGCGGTGATGATGTCCTTCAACCTGGCGCCCGGCGTGGCGCTGGGGCATGCGGTCGAGATCATCGAGCAGGTGCAGAAGGACATCGGCATGCCGATTGGCGTGCAGACCCAGTTCCAGGGCGCGGCGCAGGCGTTCCAGGCTTCGTTGTCGAGCACCTTGCTGCTGATCCTGGCGGCGGTGGTGACCATGTACATCGTGCTGGGCGTGCTCTACGAGAGCTACATCCACCCGATCACCATTCTTTCGACCCTGCCGTCGGCGGCGGTGGGCGCCTTGCTGGCGTTGATCCTCAGCGGCAACGACCTGGGCATGATCGCAATCATCGGCATCATTCTGCTGATCGGCATCGTGAAGAAGAACGCGATCATGATGATCGACTTTGCCCTCGACGCCGAGCGCAACCAGGGCATGGACCCGCAGACGGCGATCTATCAGGCGGCCTTGCTGCGTTTCCGGCCGATCCTGATGACCACCCTGGCGGCATTGTTCGGTGCCGTGCCGTTGATGCTGGCCACCGGTTCCGGCGCGGAACTGCGCCAGCCGCTGGGTCTGGTGATGGTCGGCGGCCTGTTGCTGAGCCAGATTCTGACGCTGTTCACTACGCCTGTGATTTACCTGTATTTCGATCGTCTCGGTCGGCGCTGGGGCCGCAAGCCTGAGTCCGTGGAAGCGGTAGAGCAGCCATGAATCTTTCGGGACCTTTCATCAAGCGCCCGGTCGCGACCATGTTGCTGAGCCTGGCGATCATGCTGCTGGGCG includes:
- the tpx gene encoding thiol peroxidase — encoded protein: MAQVTLKGNPVQVNGQLPQAGSKAPAFSLVAGNLSDVTLKDFAGKRKVLNIFPSVDTPTCATSVRQFNAKASDVANTVVLCISADLPFAQARFCGAEGLENVQNLSTLRGAEFIQNYGVAIADGPLKGLTARAVVVLDENDNVLHSELVGEIADEPNYEAALAVLK
- a CDS encoding MdtA/MuxA family multidrug efflux RND transporter periplasmic adaptor subunit, whose amino-acid sequence is MVDHSMQSSASRSPRRWLFGLLVLLVIAGLCWKFWPGSAAPKEAAGQKAVAGQTGRSGGMRPGFGGASGPVPVRVAPAVKGDFPLYFKALGTVTALNTINVRSRVGGELVKIYFEEGQMVKAGDLLAEIDPRPYQNALLQAEGTLLQNQAQLKNAQVDVERYRGLYREDSIAKQTLDTAEALVGQFQGTVKTNQAAVNDAKLNLEFTRIRAPITGRVGLRQLDVGNLVAANDTTALAIITQTQPISVAFTLPENSLDTVLARYRSGAKLPAEAWDRGDTKLQATGVLQSLDNQIDITTGTLKFKARYENRDQSLFPNQFVNVRLLADTLKDVVLAPSAAIQFGTNGTFAYALDGDKKVKIRQLKVGASDGVNTVVTEGLSAGDRVVLEGTDRLKDGSDVEVVNDSQDVPTTPTEHLQGGSAVNAAEPATTDKAKKGGA
- a CDS encoding MdtB/MuxB family multidrug efflux RND transporter permease subunit encodes the protein MNLSRLFILRPVATTLSMLAIILAGVIAYRLLPVSALPQVDYPTIRVMTLYPGASPDVMTSAVTAPLERQFGQMPGLTQMASTSSGGASVLTLRFSLDINMDVAEQQVQAAINAATNLLPKDLPAPPVYNKVNPADTPVLTLAITSKTMLLPKLNDLVDTRMAQKIAQISGVGMVSIAGGQRQAVRIKVNPEALAANGLNLSDVRTLIGASNVNQPKGNFDGPTRVSMLDANDQLTSPKDYANLILAYANGAPLRLKDVAEIVDGAENERLAAWANENQAVLLNIQRQPGANVIEVVDRIKALLPSITDNLPAGLDVVVLTDRTQTIRASVKDVQHELLIAIALVVMVTFLFLRRASATIIPSVAVPLSLIGTFGVMYLAGFSVNNLTLMALTIATGFVVDDAIVMLENISRYIEEGDSPLNAALKGAKQIGFTLISLTLSLIAVLIPLLFMADVVGRLFREFAITLAVAILISLVVSLTLTPMMCARLLKREPKEAEQGRFYRASGAFIDWMIAAYGRKLQWVLKHQPLTLMVAIGTLALTVFLYMVVPKGFFPVQDTGVIQGISEAPQSISFTAMSERQQELAKVILADPAVESLSSYIGVDGDNSTLNSGRLLINLKSHRDRDLSATQVIARLQPELDKLVGIRLFMQPVQDLTIEDRVSRTQYQFSMSSPDSELLSLWSGRLVEALADRPELTDVASDLQDKGLQVYLVIDRDAASRVGVSVSNITDALYDAFGQRQISTIYTQASQYRVVLQSQSGEKIGPDALNQIHVKTTGGGQVRLSSLAHIEERQAQLAITHIGQFPAVMMSFNLAPGVALGHAVEIIEQVQKDIGMPIGVQTQFQGAAQAFQASLSSTLLLILAAVVTMYIVLGVLYESYIHPITILSTLPSAAVGALLALILSGNDLGMIAIIGIILLIGIVKKNAIMMIDFALDAERNQGMDPQTAIYQAALLRFRPILMTTLAALFGAVPLMLATGSGAELRQPLGLVMVGGLLLSQILTLFTTPVIYLYFDRLGRRWGRKPESVEAVEQP